The segment aaccagcatgacagagtgatctccagcattgtcctcgtcaacactctcacctgttttattgagagaatcactgacctgatgtcagttggtccttttgagGCAAGGCTGAAAtggagtggaaatgttgtttttgggataaagttcattgtcatagagggactttgaaattaattgcaattcatctgatcactcttcatgacattctggattaTATGCAAAccaccatcataaaaactgaggcagcagactttgtgaaaaataatatttgtgtcattctcaaaactcttggccatgactgtagtcagCGGTTTTCAGACAGAGTACTCGATACGTGGTTTTCTGTGTACTTTGTAACCTTAGAATCGTATTCTCACTTTCCAGCGGTTTCGTAACcatattttattgctattttgtaTGGAAATTTTGTAGCGCCACTTCTTGCATTTACAATAAAAGTTTCTCTTACTCTCCGCTGGAGGAATGACAGAACTGGCCTTGTACATATTGTCTAACAGTGATCTAAAATAACACTGCTCTGGCCTACTATGTAATCTCTTATGTTGTAAGGTCCCTCCAGACTCCTCACTAACATTAATCCCCTGAGTGGAGGTCTTAAATATTTAGGAAGACATTTCATGTGAGCTGCTAAAGTTACAAGTACCCAAGCATGGAACTAACCAAACCACAGAACAGACATTTTCTGCAAAATGAAGACAATGCTTCCTCTGTACATAATAGTTGTCGCATCAAACGCATCTTGGTGGGGATTCAAGCTATGGCTCAGTTAGATCTGTATACTACATATTTGTTCCTTGTAGTATGAATGTGACATTAAGGAGTGTGGCTTAAAAGAAGCTTGGTCTAAAAATATGCTGTGATATGTGCAGAATTTAATATAATTTCTGCCCAAGCTTTATGCTGTAAAAACTGGTAACATTAATGTATTAGTGCAGGTTACTAGTCAGACTGATGATAGCACATATGGCAATATGACACTACTAATATTAAATATACACAATAGTGCCACCCAGTGACCATTATATTTATTACACCAGTTTATTCCATACTTTTATATACAGATGACACAGACGTGTGTTTAAACTATGTACAATACACAGGCTGTCAGCCCCTCTCGCAGATGACCTCGATCACACTCTGCTCCATGGGTGCAGGATCCAAGCATCGGTGGGCGGCACTGCCCACCACCTCATCTAAGAGGCAATGGACTAGGTTCTCATCACTAACAAAGCGCCACAGATAGAGCTGCAGGTAGTGGCAATCTACCTGTATCTGCTGCAGACCAAAGCGGCCAAATGTTCTCAGGCGGACACACTCCAGGAAGGTCTTCAGGCTGATCTTAATAATACCAGTAAGAATGGAGACCTGACATGAGAAAAGTGAGGAATATTTTGATAATTTATTTTGCAGGATAAAAACATTTATTCACTTAAACACCTTACAAATTAAAGAATGTCAAATTACATAAAATTATAATTCCTGAAGTTTGGAATGTCAGTCATCAAATATAATGTAAATGCACATGTATTGAATGTATTGAATAGAAAAATAAGTTTTGTCATCGGTTATTAAAAGCATAACACCACACCAGACTGGGTGTGTGACAATTTAAAGTGAacagtcacctacacacaatgggAGTATTCATTTTGTGGTCTGaatcagaatgcagcctatcaattcagtatgcctgactaatattcatgtgGCTCCTAGTGAATAGTCCATTTACTTTCTCACGAGTATTGCTTCAGCCCCCTAAAATGTAGACTTTAAGGGTAAATAGATGAGTTAGTCAATTAATAACCACATTATTATACTTACCTCTCAGATGTATGTTTACTAACTCCTCTATAAATGTTTTAACCGTAATGTTCTTTGAATAGTTTTAGCTGTGGCACTCATAcaagattattatcatcatttataaagtggcaacatattacgcagctctgtacattgaggggattcaTAATACAAACAGATTACGTATAATGAAATGAAGCATAAGGTTAAGATGACCTTTCACACGTACAGACATTCTCCCCTCACCCCAAATTTCATTTTGTAGGACACATGGTCTGGTCCAAGCAGCTTCTGACAGTTTTCAcctaatcagcacttacactaCTACCCAAGCAAAGAGGTCAGCTCAAGTTTCTATATGCACCTTTAAATTAACTCTAGCATCATAAAGTCAATGTAAGGCAGGTGCTCCCATAGACTGCAGCAGTTCAGGAAATATAGGACCAGTATATGTAACGCTAGGAGACACAGGGAAACTGTAAGACAGATACACCAACAGAGAGAGTTATTACACAAGACAAATACTTTTACCTTGTTAAACTGGACGGTGCTGAAGATGTCTATCCTCTCTGAAAATAACTTCTGGATGTTATTGAGGAGGTTGGTGTCAAGGGGGGCACTAGTAGCAAGAAGCAGAAACAATACATTAGTCTGCTGCCAACAAGCCAGGCCAGAAAAGGCCGGTTCTGGcataaaacaaagaaacacaGCTCCTGTTTCACGCCTGTCCCATATATTCACCTTGGAGTGTAGCTCTGTGCATATCTCCCCTGTAGACGAGAGCTGCTATATACAGAGAAGGTGCGCTTACTAGAGTCACTGCTGTGAGCTTTTCGAACTCCTTCCTCATATAGGAGGCCCACCTGTGAAGACCAAAGAGTCTGAGTGTCAGTGGCTCGCATAATGATAGAGTGATGGAGCAAGCtgtatgtaaaaaaacattttgtgtcaCCTGTACATCCACACCAGTGATATCTTCCACTACTCGCTTCATAACAGCTCGGACGTTTCGCGGTTCAATGGTTGTCACCCAATCCCGGGTCTCAACGCTCTTCCGCAGCATCTGGGAAATGACTAGACCCTGGGACTTGACGTACTGATTGAGGAGGCTCTGTGCAGTGGATCGAGCCAAGGAGCAGAGAGTACTAACAGGAGTAACCGTGGAGTGGTCCTGAGGAAAgtatgggaaaaaataaatagagagagagagcaccaGACATAAATACAAGAAAGTGGCAAAAAAGCAACCTAAATTAATTGACGATATAAACAAATTACAAAGAGGTTGCTTCAATTATTATAATTGAAATACATAATAAATGCTTaacactttttttctgttttgtttattaaCAGCTACACAGATAATCTTTTTTAATTTACCTGACCCAGAAACTGTTCATCTGTCAGAGTCAGTATGTAGCTGATGGTTGAAGTCTCATAATCCAGGCAGAGGCGAGAGAGAAGCAACAAGAGCAGGGGTGGAGTGTTGGCGCTCTTCTCTCCTGGGGAATCACAGAATTGTCGGGCTGTCTGGCACACAGACTTGATAAAAGCTACGATCAGTCCCTCTCTGACACCCTGACTACAGAACTCACCCTGGGAGGGAGAAGTGAAAGGATAATTAGGAGGAGGAAGACACTGGGAGAAACTGTAAAAGTTCCATATGATGCAACAGGCAGAAGGATCACTTCTGGAAACACAGAAAGATATACCCACAGATTTGATTTTCCCTTACACCTGTGCTCACCTTAAAGTATGGCTTGCCCGAGAAAGCCACATCTTTAGCTGTGAACAGATGTACAGAAGCCAAAACAGATTTAATCTGGTTTAAAACAGATCCAGAGAGCACTGCCAGTAAATCACCCAATGCCGGTGCTTCTTTCCCAGGTACTCTTGGAGCTGCAAGCGCCTGTCGGACATCAGTAATACAACCTTGGAAGAAGTCCTTCAAGGCCTGCAAGTATTGAGATAGCCGCTCCTGTGCT is part of the Mixophyes fleayi isolate aMixFle1 chromosome 10, aMixFle1.hap1, whole genome shotgun sequence genome and harbors:
- the VPS51 gene encoding vacuolar protein sorting-associated protein 51 homolog, translating into MAATGGTEEEDAGKKRKAHGMLKLYYGITEEGKGGERLLEPTDIDGVHFNPELYLTKLRKESSLAGLMDIEAEMVRQIRALDSDMQTLVYENYNKFISATDTIRKMKNDFKKMEDEMDGLATNMAVITEFSARISSTLQERHQHITKLSGVHTLLRKLQFLFELPARLKKCIELGAYVQAVSYHAKARSVLHQYQHMPSFHGIQIDCQAIMAGLANTLRQKFRDSSSSQQDLSECVELLLSLEEPAHLLCDEFLAHGRGRLASHLSELGEASDILEFVDRGCGGFISDACLLAASYQNLFCKEPGSTAQMAEEKLTTFLDELSKGYFDLVEKRLRQEKNPGDNSLLVRALDRFHRRLQAPSKLVPGCSFNRRGTEIVVRAAQERLSQYLQALKDFFQGCITDVRQALAAPRVPGKEAPALGDLLAVLSGSVLNQIKSVLASVHLFTAKDVAFSGKPYFKGEFCSQGVREGLIVAFIKSVCQTARQFCDSPGEKSANTPPLLLLLLSRLCLDYETSTISYILTLTDEQFLGQDHSTVTPVSTLCSLARSTAQSLLNQYVKSQGLVISQMLRKSVETRDWVTTIEPRNVRAVMKRVVEDITGVDVQVGLLYEEGVRKAHSSDSSKRTFSVYSSSRLQGRYAQSYTPSAPLDTNLLNNIQKLFSERIDIFSTVQFNKVSILTGIIKISLKTFLECVRLRTFGRFGLQQIQVDCHYLQLYLWRFVSDENLVHCLLDEVVGSAAHRCLDPAPMEQSVIEVICERG